The following coding sequences are from one Bos mutus isolate GX-2022 chromosome 22, NWIPB_WYAK_1.1, whole genome shotgun sequence window:
- the AZI2 gene encoding 5-azacytidine-induced protein 2 isoform X1, producing MDALVEDDICILNHEKAHRRDPVTPVSIYSGDESVASHFALVTAYEDIKKRLKDSEKENSFLKKRIRILEEKLIGARKDEETSSVGREQVNKAYHAYREVCIDRDNLKSKLDKMNKDNSESLKVLNEQLQSKEVELLQLRTEVETQQVIRNLNPPSSNWEVEKLSCDLKIHGLEQELELLRKECRDLRIELQKAKQTDPSLDDNLNCRDLQRLSVSSDNMQSAYWELKREMSNLHLVTQVQAELLRKLKTPAAIKKACAPAGCMEDLGKDSTKLHLSNFTAAYKRHAPLSPNGKTLCHATPSPLPGDAKVLSEKAALQSWTDHERSIPHDGTNFQEHNSYSRNSLEDNSWVFPSPPKSSETTFGEMKSKPLPLPNLPPLHYLDQHNQNCHYKH from the exons ATGGATGCACTGGTGGAAGATGACATCTGTATTCTGAATCATGAAAAAGCCCACAGGAGAGACCCAGTGACTCCAGTCTCAATATATTCAGGAGATGAATCTGTTGCTTCACATTTTGCCCTCGTCACTGCATATGAAGACATCAAAAAACGACTTAAGGATTCAGAGAAAGAGaactctttcttaaaaaaaagaatcagaattttggaagaaaag CTTATAGGAGCTCGAAAGGATGAAGAAACAAGCTCTGTGGGACGGGAACAAGTAAATAAAGCCTACCACGCGTACCGAGAGGTCTGCATCGATAGAGATAATCTGAAAAGCAAGCTGGATAAAATG AATAAAGACAACTCTGAATCTTTGAAAGTGTTGAATGAACAGCTACAATCTAAAGAAGTAGAACTCCTCCAGCTGAGGACAGAGGTGGAAACTCAGCAGG TGATAAGAAATTTAAATCCTCCTTCATCAAACTGGGAGGTGGAAAAGTTAAGCTGCGACCTGAAGATCCATGGTTTGGAACAGGAACTGGAACTGCTGAGGAAAGAATGTAGAGATCTCAGAATAGAGCTGCAGAAAGCCAAACAAACG GATCCATCTCTGGATGACAATCTGAACTGCAGAGATCTGCAGAGACTGAGCGTTTCAAG TGACAATATGCAAAGTGCATACTGGGAACTGAAGAGAGAAATGTCTAACTTGCATCTGGTGACTCAAGTACAAGCCGAACTACTGAGAAAGCTGAAAACCCCAGCTGCAATCAAGAAAG cTTGCGCCCCAGCAGGATGCATGGAAGACCTGGGTAAAGACAGCACAAAACTGCACTTGTCGAATTTTACTGCAGCTTACAAAAGACATGCCCCCCTCTCACCAAATGGCAAAACGCTCTGCCATGCCACGCCTTCCCCCTTACCAGGAGACGCAAAGgttttatcagagaaggcagcTCTCCAGTCGTGGACAGATCACGAGCGATCCATTCCTCACGATGGCACAAACTTTCAGGAACACAACTCTTACAGTAGAAATTCCCTGGAAGATAATTCCTGGGTATTCCCAAGCCCTCCTAAATCAAGTGAGACGACATTTGGGGAAATGAAAAGTAAACCTTTGCCTTTACCCAACTTGCCACCACTGCATTACTTGGATCAACATAATCAAAACTGCCATTATAAACATTAA
- the AZI2 gene encoding 5-azacytidine-induced protein 2 isoform X2, with translation MDALVEDDICILNHEKAHRRDPVTPVSIYSGDESVASHFALVTAYEDIKKRLKDSEKENSFLKKRIRILEEKLIGARKDEETSSVGREQVNKAYHAYREVCIDRDNLKSKLDKMNKDNSESLKVLNEQLQSKEVELLQLRTEVETQQVIRNLNPPSSNWEVEKLSCDLKIHGLEQELELLRKECRDLRIELQKAKQTDPSLDDNLNCRDLQRLSVSSDNMQSAYWELKREMSNLHLVTQVQAELLRKLKTPAAIKKGNLRPSRMHGRPG, from the exons ATGGATGCACTGGTGGAAGATGACATCTGTATTCTGAATCATGAAAAAGCCCACAGGAGAGACCCAGTGACTCCAGTCTCAATATATTCAGGAGATGAATCTGTTGCTTCACATTTTGCCCTCGTCACTGCATATGAAGACATCAAAAAACGACTTAAGGATTCAGAGAAAGAGaactctttcttaaaaaaaagaatcagaattttggaagaaaag CTTATAGGAGCTCGAAAGGATGAAGAAACAAGCTCTGTGGGACGGGAACAAGTAAATAAAGCCTACCACGCGTACCGAGAGGTCTGCATCGATAGAGATAATCTGAAAAGCAAGCTGGATAAAATG AATAAAGACAACTCTGAATCTTTGAAAGTGTTGAATGAACAGCTACAATCTAAAGAAGTAGAACTCCTCCAGCTGAGGACAGAGGTGGAAACTCAGCAGG TGATAAGAAATTTAAATCCTCCTTCATCAAACTGGGAGGTGGAAAAGTTAAGCTGCGACCTGAAGATCCATGGTTTGGAACAGGAACTGGAACTGCTGAGGAAAGAATGTAGAGATCTCAGAATAGAGCTGCAGAAAGCCAAACAAACG GATCCATCTCTGGATGACAATCTGAACTGCAGAGATCTGCAGAGACTGAGCGTTTCAAG TGACAATATGCAAAGTGCATACTGGGAACTGAAGAGAGAAATGTCTAACTTGCATCTGGTGACTCAAGTACAAGCCGAACTACTGAGAAAGCTGAAAACCCCAGCTGCAATCAAGAAAGGCAA cTTGCGCCCCAGCAGGATGCATGGAAGACCTGGGTAA